In the Hordeum vulgare subsp. vulgare chromosome 7H, MorexV3_pseudomolecules_assembly, whole genome shotgun sequence genome, one interval contains:
- the LOC123407506 gene encoding putative FBD-associated F-box protein At5g22720, whose amino-acid sequence MDAEQHLPYIYTCLPDPPVSDIARLAARRAAPDHGVDHISGLSDALLHDIVSRLPFKDAARTAVLATRWRRVWLSAPLVVVDNHLLDHCPPARADAPAVTAAVSRVLAAHPGPFRCVHLVCTPMDSGRAKLKRWLRLMAAKGVQELVLVNRPCPREVHLPGTLFRIATLTRLYVGIWKFPDVASLGDASFPNLRELGILSVVLENGDVEAVVARSPVLEILNIQGSMKGLSLRLDSQSLRCVQICDSVMESVVMVDTPRLKRLILYKVRGSLNPASGLRTGINIANAPNLKAFGYLEPGKHAFEAGGTIIMYGVKPSASTMFTSVTKLSLNVRFGVHEDAKMVPTFLKCFPNVSSLHIRCERCDEPTGKLELKFWDEVGPIVSIMLRIEIMTIREFRGEEGEIAFVKYFLQNARVLRHAVFIFPNPDLSSISRAKGRSIAGNLTSLTWGSTQGCGIMAYGSADPEGGRPWCFKTGADFSRDPFCW is encoded by the exons ATGGACGCGGAGCAGCACCTTCCGTACATCTACACCTGCCTCCCCGACCCGCCAGTCTCCGACATCGCCCGCCTCGCCGCCCGCCGTGCCGCCCCCGACCACGGCGTCGACCACATCAGCGGCCTCTCCGACGCCCTCCTCCACGACATCGTCTCCCGCCTCCCCTTCAAGGATGCCGCGCGCACCGCCGTGCTCGCCACACGCTGGCGTCGGGTCTGGCTCTCGGCGCCGCTCGTGGTCGTCGACAACCACCTCCTGGACCACTGCCCCCCGGCTCGCGCCGACGCGCCGGCCGTTACCGCCGCGGTGTCGCGTGTCCTCGCCGCGCATCCCGGCCCGTTCCGGTGCGTCCACCTCGTCTGCACACCCATGGACTCGGGCCGCGCCAAGCTCAAGCGCTGGCTCCGTCTCATGGCCGCCAAGGGCGTCCaggagctcgtcctcgtcaaccgCCCCTGCCCGCGCGAGGTGCATCTCCCTGGCACGCTCTTCCGCATCGCCACCCTCACCCGCCTCTACGTCGGCATCTGGAAGTTCCCTGATGTGGCCTCCCTCGGCGATGCCTCCTTCCCCAACCTCCGTGAGCTCGGCATCTTGAGCGTCGTCTTGGAGAACGGGGACGTCGAAGCCGTCGTCGCCCGGAGCCCCGTTCTGGAGATCCTCAACATTCAAGGCAGCATGAAGGGTCTGAGTCTCCGCCTCGACAGCCAGAGCCTCCGGTGCGTGCAGATCTGCGATTCCGTCATGGAGAGCGTCGTCATGGTGGACACCCCGCGCCTCAAGCGGCTCATCCTGTACAAGGTTCGGGGATCTCTCAACCCTGCGAGTGGCCTACGCACCGGGATCAACATTGCCAATGCCCCCAACCTGAAAGCGTTCGGGTACCTGGAGCCAGGAAAGCACGCCTTTGAGGCCGGCGGCACCATCATCATG TATGGGGTTAAGCCAAGTGCAAGCACTATGTTCACTAGCGTGACTAAGCTGAGCCTGAATGTGCGTTTTGGAGTCCACGAGGATGCCAAGATGGTGCCCACTTTCCTGAAGTGCTTTCCTAATGTGTCGAGTCTGCATATCAGG TGTGAAAGATGTGATGAACCCACTGGCAAGCTCGAGCTTAAGTTTTGGGATGAGGTTGGCCCTATCGTGAGCATTATGTTGCGCATCGAGATTATGACTATCCGTGAATTCAGAGGGGAGGAAGGTGAGATCGCTTTTGTCAAGTACTTCTTGCAGAACGCAAGGGTGCTGAGGCATGCGGTGTTCATCTTCCCCAATCCTGATTTATCTTCGATTTCAAGGGCGAAAGGGCGCTCCATAGCCGGGAATCTGACTTCTCTGACATGGGGCAGTACTCAAGGCTGTGGGATCATGGCGTATGGGAGTGCAGATCCTGAAGGAGGCAGACCATGGTGCTTCAAAACCGGAGCAGATTTTTCTCGTGACCCTTTTTGCTGGTGA
- the LOC123408779 gene encoding F-box/FBD/LRR-repeat protein At1g13570-like has translation MDAEQHLPYIYTCLPDPPVYHTARLATRRAAPNHGVDHISGLSDALLHDIVSRLPFKDAARTAVLATRWRRVWLSAPLVVVDNHLLDHWPPARADTRAVTAAVSSALAAHPGPFRCVYLVSSHMDGYQAQLKRWLRLLAAKGVQELVLVNRPCPREVPLPSTLFRIATLTRLYVGVWKFPDAACLGDASFPNLRELGIFSVAMENGDIEAVVARSPILEILNIQGGVKGLGLHLISQSLRCVQVCDSVIENIVVVDTPRLERLILYKVRGSLNPASVLRTGIKIGNAPKLDVFGYLEPRKYVLQAGDAIIMPGMKPTASTMFTSVTILSLNVRFGAHDDANMVATFLKCFPNASSLHIRCEQCDEPTGKFEPKFWEEVGPIVSVMLRIGVMTIREFRGGDGEMAFLKYFFTNAMTLKYAAIIFPNPSVSSISKNYACSKISYLTSLKWATKGCVFMVYGSSDPEGGRPWCFKTGAEFSRDPFSW, from the exons ATGGACGCGGAGCAGCACCTTCCGTACATCTACACCTGCCTCCCCGACCCGCCAGTCTACCacaccgcccgcctcgccacccgCCGTGCCGCCCCCAACCACGGCGTCGACCACATCAGCGGCCTCTCCGACGCGCTCCTCCACGACATCGTCTCCCGCCTCCCCTTCAAGGATGCCGCGCGCACCGCCGTGCTCGCCACACGCTGGCGTCGGGTCTGGCTCTCGGCCCCGCTCGTGGTCGTCGACAACCACCTCCTGGACCACTGGCCCCCGGCTCGCGCCGACACGCGGGCCGTCACCGCCGCGGTGTCGAGTGCCCTCGCGGCGCACCCTGGGCCCTTCCGCTGCGTCTACCTCGTCTCCAGCCACATGGACGGGTACCAGGCCCAGCTCAAGCGCTGGCTCCGTCTCCTCGCGGCCAAGGGCGTCCAGGAGCTGGTCCTCGTTAACCGCCCTTGCCCGCGCGAGGTGCCTCTCCCCAGCACGCTCTTCCGCATCGCCACCCTCACCCGCCTCTACGTCGGCGTCTGGAAGTTCCCAGACGCGGCCTGCCTCGGCGACGCCTCCTTCCCCAACCTCCGCGAGCTCGGCATCTTCAGCGTCGCCATGGAGAACGGGGACATCGAAGCCGTCGTCGCCAGGAGCCCCATTCTGGAGATCCTCAACATTCAAGGGGGCGTGAAGGGGTTGGGTCTCCACCTCATCAGCCAGAGCCTCCGGTGCGTGCAGGTCTGCGATTCCGTGATAGAGAACATTGTTGTGGTGGACACCCCGCGTCTCGAGCGGCTCATCCTGTACAAGGTCCGGGGATCTCTCAACCCTGCCAGTGTCCTGCGGACCGGGATCAAAATTGGCAATGCCCCCAAGCTGGATGTGTTCGGGTACCTGGAGCCAAGAAAGTACGTGCTTCAGGCCGGAGACGCCATCATCATG CCTGGGATGAAGCCAACCGCAAGCACTATGTTTACAAGCGTGACTATCCTGAGCCTGAATGTTCGTTTTGGAGCCCACGATGATGCCAATATGGTGGCCACCTTCCTGAAATGCTTTCCCAACGCATCGAGCCTGCATATCAGG TGTGAACAATGTGATGAACCCACTGGCAAGTTCGAACCTAAGTTCTGGGAGGAGGTTGGTCCCATCGTGAGTGTCATGTTGCGCATAGGGGTGATGACTATCCGTGAATTCAGAGGGGGGGATGGCGAGATGGCTTTTCTAAAGTACTTCTTCACGAACGCGATGACGCTGAAGTATGCGGCGATCATCTTCCCCAATCCAAGCGTCTCTTCAATTTCAAAGAACTATGCATGCTCCAAAATAAGCTATCTGACTTCTCTGAAGTGGGCCACTAAAGGCTGCGTATTCATGGTGTATGGGAGTTCAGATCCTGAAGGAGGCAGACCATGGTGCTTCAAGACCGGGGCAGAGTTTTCGCGTGATCCTTTCTCGTGGTAA